A window of Elgaria multicarinata webbii isolate HBS135686 ecotype San Diego chromosome 2, rElgMul1.1.pri, whole genome shotgun sequence contains these coding sequences:
- the MPP4 gene encoding LOW QUALITY PROTEIN: MAGUK p55 subfamily member 4 (The sequence of the model RefSeq protein was modified relative to this genomic sequence to represent the inferred CDS: deleted 2 bases in 1 codon), whose amino-acid sequence MRIVCLVKNKQPLGATIKRHELTGDITVARVIHGGLADRSGLLYAGDKLVEVNGVPVEGLEPEQVIHILALSQGTIMFKLIPVSDRPVSNQTTLYVRAMAEYWPLQDPAIPCADAGLPFKKGDILQIVDQNDALWWQARKISDLSACAGLIPSNHLLKRKQREFWWSQPFQPHTCLKSTILSTVEEEDDMQIDEKCVETDSDSIEMKCIVFFCSLDDLKDEETFESEELKEEEEEFSGSGQQIFITGFRRSMRLCRRKSRNSHLPCYARCPSGCYSAVAAPYEEVVRYQRLPGDRNRLIVLIGPSGVGVNELRRRLIGINPHHFQSAVPHTTRAQKSYEVNGREYHYVPKETFENMVYTHRMLEYGEYKGHLYGTSIDAVRTVLDEGKICIVDLEPQSIQLARTHELKPYIIFIKPPSMSCMKQSRKNARIITDYYVNMKFKEEDLQEIEESAKKMETQFGQFFDQVIVNDNLQEASMQLLSAVRRAQDEPQWVPATWICSDNQP is encoded by the exons ATGAGAATTGTCTGCCTGGTGAAAAACAAGCAACCCCTT GGTGCCACTATTAAACGTCATGAGCTAACAGGAGATATTACAGTAGCAAGAGTAATCCATGGCGGATTAGCAGATAGAAGTG ggttgttgtaTGCTGGAGACAAACTGGTAGAAGTGAATGGAGTTCCAGTGGAGGGACTGGAGCCAGAGCAAGTAATCCACATTTTG GCCCTCTCACAAGGAACTATTATGTTCAAGCTGATTCCAGTTTCTGATCGACCAGTCAGCAATCAAACAACA CTCTACGTGCGAGCAATGGCAGAGTACTGGCCTCTTCAGGACCCTGCCATTCCATGTGCTGACGCAGGACTGCCGTTTAAGAAGGGCGACATCCTTCAAATTGTGGACCAGAACGATGCCCTCTGGTGGCAGGCAAGAAAAATCTCAGACCTCAGTGCTTGTGCTGGACTCATCCCTTCCAATCACCTTCTGAAGAG GAAGCAGCGGGAATTCTGGTGGTCTCAGCCCTTCCAGCCCCACACCTGCCTCAAGTCAACGATCT TGAGTACGGTGGAAGAAG AAGATGACATGCAGATTGATGAGAAGTGTGTAGAAACAG ACAGTGATagtattgaaatgaaatgtatt gtatttttttgctCCCTGGATGACTTAAAAGATGAGGAGACTTTTGAGTCTG AGGAGCTTAAAGAAG AAGAGGAAGAATTCAGTGGATCTGGTCAGCAGATCTTCATTA CTGGTTTTCGGAGAAGCATGCGCCTGTGTCGCAGGAAATCCCGCAACAGCCACCTCCCATGTTACGCCCGGTGTCCCAGCGGCTGCTACAGTGCTGTAGCAGCCCCTTATGAGGAAGTGGTGCGATACCAGAGGCTCCCCGGGGATCGAAACAGATTAATTGTCCTCATAG GTCCTTCAGGTGTTGGAGTGAACGAGCTACGACGGCGGCTTATCGGAATAAACCCTCATCACTTTCAAAGTGCAGTGCCAC ATACAACCCGTGCTCAAAAGAGCTATGAAGTGAATGGTCGAGAGTATCACTACGTACCCAAGGAAACGTTTGAAAATATGGTATATACTCACAG AATGTTGGAATATGGAGAGTACAAGGGCCATCTTTATGGCACAAGTATTGATGCAGTACGTACAGTACTTGATGAAGGGAAGATCTGTATAGTGGATCTAGAACCCCAG AGTATTCAGCTGGCTCGTACTCATGAACTGAAGCCCTACATTATATTTATTAAGCCACCAAGTATGAGCTGCATGAAGCAGTCTCGGAAAAATGCTAGGATTATTACAGACTATTACGTGAACATGAAGTTTAAG GAAGAAGACCTGCAGGAAATAGAAGAGTCAGCCAAAAAAATGGAGACTCAATTTGGCCAGTTCTTTGATCAAGTGATTGTGAATGACAACTTACAGGAAGCGTCCATGCAGTTACTGTCTGCTGTGCGCCGAGCACAGGACGAGCCTCAGTGGGTCCCAGCAACGTGGATATGCTCAGACAATCAGCCATAA